In Fibrobacter sp., the genomic window CCGGCAAAGGCCTTCAAAAGCTGCATTTCGTGTTCGGTGTAACGGCCGGAGGTTCTGCTCTCGAGGCAGATCGCCAGTTCCGCCTGACCCGCATTGTTGTCCGTAGAAATGGGCATCACGAACAGCTGGCGGAAATCCAAGTTCTTGTTTTCGCGGTTGTCTATACGGGGAATGTACTGGCTGGAGCTAGAACTGAAGAATCGCTCCACGGGGCGGTTCTGGAAAATCGCAAGAATCGCTAGGCCCTTGTCCGAAAGGGTGAACTTTTTATTCTGGAACTGCTCGCTATCAATACCGTCAACGCAAACCACATGGCCTTCACGTTCCTTGTGGGTATCCACCTGGTCCTGCTTATCCAGGGCCAAAAGCATCATGCGGTCGTATGGAATATTCTGCTTGACGTAGTCGAAAATCTGATTGTAAATGTCCTTGACGGACATGGTCTGGAAAAACTTGTGCTGGTAGCTGTACAGAATGCTGAACTGGTGCTGGCCGATAAAGTTTTTTGCCGAAACAAAGGACTTATAGTAGAGAGCAAATAGGGTGCTTGCGATGTGGGTAAGGGCCTGGACCGTCGATTGGTTGAAGGCGTTGGGGTACAGCGAATCTATCACCAGGGCACCAATGCGATTCTTGCCCTGGTCCAAAATCGGTACCGCAGCAAGGGACTTGATCATGGGATTGTCGATATAGTACAGCAGCGCCTTTCCGCCAGAAAGGTCGCCTTCCAGCAGGCGTTCCACGTCTATGTTGAAAAGCTGGCCGATAAGTCCAGAAGTTTCGGTCACTTTTACATCGGAAGCTATCTGGACGCTGGGGTCTGCACTATAGACCCGGATCCCCCATTCCTTGTTGCTGTTCAATGAAGAGAAAATGACCAAAGAGTGGACATTGGGAATGACCCTTTTTAGCCCGTGGAGCAAATCCGTCATGGACTTGTTCACGTCGGCATTTGCACGGGCCCAGACCTGGTTCACCTTCAGGGTAGAATTGGGTTCGTTGAATTCAGAAGATTCGTCCTTGATGGAGTTCCGGAGTTCCGGAGTCACCGCAGGGGCAAGGCCCGTGGCCCTCATGGCACGGGTCACCACCGGAAGGCTCGCCGTCTTGCTGCCAGGAATACGGGGCAGGTTAATATAACCGAGAGCTACAGCAATACCTGCCACAGGGATAAAGAACAGGAACATCCCTCCCTGGAATGCGGTGCCTAAAAAAAGCCCCGCCACAAAAAACAACACACATGCCACCAACATTCAAAAACCTCTACAGCCTAAACGAGCGGTACAACATGGTAGAAGCCAAAGCCCCGAACACCAGGTGGCTTATCCAGGCACCCATGAAGGGGGAAAGGGCTCCGTTCTCGCCCATTTTCAGTCCAATCCGTTCCAAGATATAATAGCTAAAAACAAGCAGCAGGCCAATGCCGAATTTCTGGGAAAGCCCTCCGGAGCGGGTATAACGGTGACAGAGGGCAGCACCGATCAAAAGCACAATCAAGTTCATCCAGTGAGCAGACCGCTTAAAGTACAGGGCTGTCTCCATGGCACGGGTGTCTTCGCCGGAGCGTTTTAACACCTCGATACGCTTGAGGACCATCTTGGAATCCATCTCATCGGGAACCTGCCGCTCGTTGATCAGGTCTTCGGGGCGGGTGCTGACCTTGTTCACCAGTTTTTCCTTGGTAAAGGGTAGCACCGTCACGGAGCCATCCTTATTGAAAATTCTCTGATGGCCCCGTTCAAAAAGCCAGTAGCCTATGCCTTCTTCTTCGGCCCAGGTCACGGTCTTGGCGTCAAAACGCTCCACCAGGTGCCCCTGGTCCCGCAAAAGCAGCACCACGTCGCGGCCCAGTTTCTTGTCGCCGGAATAATGCCTAAAGAACCAGCTGGCCCTTTCACTGTCGATAAAGGTAAAGTTGTTCTTTTCCTTGATTCGCGGGTTCTTCTTTTTCTGGGCGTTGGTCTCCATGATTTCCAGGCGCTTGTGATTCGCGTCGGGTAGCCAAAGTTCGCTCATCTCGTAGGCCCCCAGAGAGACCAATATGCCAAAAACAAATATGGGCATCAGCGTGCGGAAGGGGTTTTGGCCCGAACTCTGCATGGCGCTCATTTCCAGGTGGCGGGTCATGTTGCCCACAGAGGCAAGCACCGCAATAAAAAGGGCTACCGGCGTAATCAGGTAAAGAATATAGGGCAGGTAGCTGATGTAGTAATCGTACACCGACTGCACATCGCGGGCAAGCCAGGTCTTGATGTTGCCCACAAAATCAATCACCACGAACATAAAGATGGCGCCCACCACTACGATGAGGAACATCTTCAAGAAATTGCGTATGAGATAGCGGGAAAACTTCATCCGAACCTCTTCGTGAACTTCTTGAAGAACCCGCCCACGGCACGAACCGCCCTGAAAAACTTGGAATCTCCGGAGAAGCGGTCACGGACCATGGCCACCGTGATGAACACGCCAAAGGAGCCGATGATGATGTTGGAGGCCCACATGGCAAGCTCCGGCGAAATAATCAGGCGGTCCGCCAGGTTCTCGCCTCCAATCAGGCAAATCCAGTAAATGACAAAGAAGGCGAGGCTATAGAGGATGCCCGTGCCGATACCGCCCTTGCGGGCCATGATCCCGAGAGGGGCACCGATAAGCACAAAGATGAAACAGGCAAAGGAGGTGCTGAACTTCTTGTGGATTTCAACCAGATACTGGGCCTGGCGCTTTTCTTCCACTTCCATACGGCCTCGAA contains:
- a CDS encoding sensor domain-containing diguanylate cyclase — protein: MLVACVLFFVAGLFLGTAFQGGMFLFFIPVAGIAVALGYINLPRIPGSKTASLPVVTRAMRATGLAPAVTPELRNSIKDESSEFNEPNSTLKVNQVWARANADVNKSMTDLLHGLKRVIPNVHSLVIFSSLNSNKEWGIRVYSADPSVQIASDVKVTETSGLIGQLFNIDVERLLEGDLSGGKALLYYIDNPMIKSLAAVPILDQGKNRIGALVIDSLYPNAFNQSTVQALTHIASTLFALYYKSFVSAKNFIGQHQFSILYSYQHKFFQTMSVKDIYNQIFDYVKQNIPYDRMMLLALDKQDQVDTHKEREGHVVCVDGIDSEQFQNKKFTLSDKGLAILAIFQNRPVERFFSSSSSQYIPRIDNRENKNLDFRQLFVMPISTDNNAGQAELAICLESRTSGRYTEHEMQLLKAFAGVAGFAYARASQYETKKDEATRDGMTGLLNKRTLPDALRTEKIRADRRQYNIGVLMMDIDHFKSVNDTYGHGVGDMVIIGIAKTLLREVRKDIDVVARYGGEELVVGLVDTTPEGMMETAERIRKAVLDLEFEVHQATPLRVSISIGAFLVTPEFKDNMMKAVNFADQALYKAKEGGRNQVIQYTETA
- a CDS encoding LptF/LptG family permease → MKFSRYLIRNFLKMFLIVVVGAIFMFVVIDFVGNIKTWLARDVQSVYDYYISYLPYILYLITPVALFIAVLASVGNMTRHLEMSAMQSSGQNPFRTLMPIFVFGILVSLGAYEMSELWLPDANHKRLEIMETNAQKKKNPRIKEKNNFTFIDSERASWFFRHYSGDKKLGRDVVLLLRDQGHLVERFDAKTVTWAEEEGIGYWLFERGHQRIFNKDGSVTVLPFTKEKLVNKVSTRPEDLINERQVPDEMDSKMVLKRIEVLKRSGEDTRAMETALYFKRSAHWMNLIVLLIGAALCHRYTRSGGLSQKFGIGLLLVFSYYILERIGLKMGENGALSPFMGAWISHLVFGALASTMLYRSFRL